A genome region from Gigantopelta aegis isolate Gae_Host chromosome 3, Gae_host_genome, whole genome shotgun sequence includes the following:
- the LOC121369489 gene encoding uncharacterized protein LOC121369489, with product MSPHLASYLLLLVGALCFGAGIMSPAWNETPWVTIGAVKVKTWMGPWWSCNYFNQQTPSPDSCSPITIAQPFVVDQLLFLALTAVSTLCYIVAIIMGSALICCCKSPHAVSKWSVVSMFAMIAGMSGLGAVIKFAMTQSTNAYIFGFYLAMGGAFLGVFSSVNLARLHRPQSRSRVTSFPKRGYNSDF from the exons ATGTCTCCCCATCTTGCTAGCTATTTACTTCTTCTTGTTGGAGCGCTGTGTTTTGGGGCGGGGATTATGTCCCCTGCGTGGAACGAGACCCCCTGGGTGACGATTGGGGCGGTCAAGGTGAAGACCTGGATGGGGCCCTGGTGGTCATGCAACTACTTTAATCAACAGACGCCGTCGCCTGATTCGTGCAGTCCAATTACAATAGCACAGCCTTTTGTGG TGGACCAGCTGCTGTTCCTAGCCCTGACGGCGGTGTCTACTCTCTGTTACATCGTGGCCATCATCATGGGATCGGCTCTCATCTGCTGCTGCAAGTCGCCCCACGCCGTTTCCAAATGGTCCGTCGTGTCAATGTTTGCCATGATTGCAG GAATGAGTGGACTGGGAGCTGTGATCAAGTTCGCGATGACGCAGTCAACAAACGCCTACATCTTCGGCTTCTACCTGGCTATGGGCGGGGCCTTCCTGGGGGTCTTCAGCAGCGTTAACCTCGCCCGGTTACACAGACCTCAATCCAGGTCAAGGGTCACCTCGTTCCCAAAAAGAGGCTATAACTCGGATTTCTAA